In a genomic window of Kineococcus endophyticus:
- the alr gene encoding alanine racemase, giving the protein MDLPTELPAVALVDLDAVAHNVGVVRSRVAPAAVMAVVKADAYGHGLVPVARAALAGGASWLGVAHVHEALALRDAGIDADVLAWILTPGTDLLPAVEAGVDLSVAATWSLEAVVAAARAGGRRARVHLEVDTGMSRGGSSPSEWPALLDAVAKHVDAGDVEVRGTWAHFASADVPADPSVPAQLEAFEAALATAHEHGVDPGLRHHANSAAAFFVPQARYDLVRAGLAVYGLSPAPDLASGAELGLVPAMTLAARLAHVRRVPAGAGVSYGLTYTVPADTTLGLVPLGYGDGVPRHASWDGERSGEVLVAGARRRIAGRVCMDQVVVDLGDEAALPGDPAVVFGPGGDGEATADDWAQAAGTISWEVVTRIGARVPRRHTGTAGVPQPPEVPA; this is encoded by the coding sequence GTGGACCTGCCCACCGAGCTGCCGGCCGTGGCGCTCGTCGACCTCGACGCGGTCGCCCACAACGTCGGTGTGGTGCGCAGCCGCGTCGCCCCGGCCGCCGTCATGGCCGTCGTCAAGGCCGACGCCTACGGGCACGGCCTCGTCCCCGTCGCCCGCGCGGCCCTCGCCGGGGGCGCGAGCTGGCTCGGCGTCGCCCACGTCCACGAGGCGCTGGCCCTGCGGGACGCCGGGATCGACGCCGACGTGCTGGCCTGGATCCTCACCCCCGGCACCGACCTGCTCCCCGCCGTGGAGGCGGGGGTCGACCTGTCCGTGGCCGCCACCTGGTCGCTCGAGGCCGTCGTCGCGGCGGCCCGGGCCGGCGGGCGGCGCGCCCGCGTCCACCTCGAGGTCGACACCGGGATGTCGCGCGGAGGCTCCTCCCCGTCCGAGTGGCCCGCGCTGCTGGACGCCGTCGCCAAGCACGTCGACGCGGGTGACGTCGAGGTCCGCGGCACCTGGGCGCACTTCGCCAGCGCCGACGTCCCGGCCGACCCCTCCGTGCCCGCCCAGCTCGAGGCCTTCGAGGCGGCGCTCGCGACCGCCCACGAGCACGGCGTCGACCCGGGCCTGCGCCACCACGCCAACTCGGCGGCCGCGTTCTTCGTCCCGCAGGCGCGCTACGACCTCGTCCGCGCCGGCCTCGCCGTCTACGGCCTCAGCCCCGCCCCCGACCTCGCGTCCGGCGCCGAGCTCGGCCTCGTCCCCGCGATGACGCTCGCCGCGCGGCTCGCGCACGTGCGGCGGGTGCCGGCCGGGGCGGGCGTCTCCTACGGCCTGACCTACACCGTGCCCGCCGACACGACCCTCGGTCTGGTGCCGCTGGGCTACGGCGACGGCGTCCCGCGGCACGCCTCCTGGGACGGGGAGCGTTCCGGGGAGGTCCTCGTCGCCGGGGCCCGGCGGCGCATCGCCGGTCGCGTCTGCATGGACCAGGTCGTCGTCGACCTCGGTGACGAGGCGGCGCTGCCCGGGGACCCGGCCGTCGTCTTCGGCCCCGGCGGCGACGGGGAGGCCACGGCCGACGACTGGGCGCAGGCCGCCGGGACGATCTCCTGGGAGGTCGTCACCCGCATCGGCGCCCGCGTCCCCCGCCGCCACACCGGGACGGCCGGCGTCCCGCAGCCCCCGGAGGTCCCCGCGTGA
- a CDS encoding alpha/beta hydrolase: protein MRPTLPTLPTLPVRRRPLRRRTSDRREELLPLTGSPVEVVTDDGARLHVEVDELDRPATTGAGPAPTVVLCHGYALTADCWHFQRLALRGRYRLVLPELRGHGRSGRGPDGPVGVARLADDLGQVLDAVAPDGPVVLVGHSLGGMTVMELAARRPDLLPRIAAVALVATSAGGLAAVDHGLPLLGHHLVHWAELALERAGGRYEVLERSRRVGADLEQRLVRHWSFAGPVAPELVRLSARMMAQTPVDVIADLLPAFATLDEREALAGLAGRPVLVVAAERDLMTPAAHGRGIADALPEAEHVLVRGAGHLVMLEHPGVVTSRLERLLARAADASGPPAATHEVVVPLARRGRRRRA from the coding sequence GTGAGGCCCACCCTGCCCACCCTGCCGACGCTGCCCGTCCGTCGGCGCCCCCTGCGCCGGCGCACGAGCGACCGGCGCGAGGAGCTGCTCCCGCTCACGGGCAGCCCCGTCGAGGTCGTCACCGACGACGGCGCCCGGCTGCACGTCGAGGTCGACGAGCTCGACCGCCCGGCCACGACCGGTGCGGGTCCGGCGCCGACGGTCGTGCTGTGCCACGGCTACGCCCTGACGGCCGACTGCTGGCACTTCCAGCGCCTCGCGCTGCGCGGCCGGTACCGGCTCGTCCTGCCCGAGCTGCGCGGTCACGGCCGGTCCGGCCGCGGCCCCGACGGACCCGTGGGCGTCGCCCGCCTCGCCGACGACCTCGGGCAGGTCCTCGACGCCGTCGCCCCCGACGGACCCGTCGTCCTCGTCGGGCACTCCCTGGGCGGCATGACCGTCATGGAGCTCGCCGCCCGCCGGCCCGACCTGCTGCCCCGGATCGCCGCCGTCGCCCTCGTGGCGACGTCGGCGGGCGGGCTCGCGGCCGTCGACCACGGGCTGCCGCTGCTGGGGCACCACCTCGTGCACTGGGCCGAGCTGGCCCTGGAGCGGGCGGGGGGCCGCTACGAGGTCCTCGAACGCAGCCGCCGCGTCGGGGCCGACCTCGAGCAGCGGCTCGTGCGGCACTGGAGCTTCGCCGGGCCGGTCGCGCCCGAGCTCGTCCGGCTCAGCGCCCGGATGATGGCGCAGACGCCCGTCGACGTCATCGCCGACCTGCTGCCCGCCTTCGCCACCCTCGACGAGCGGGAGGCGCTCGCGGGCCTGGCGGGCCGCCCCGTCCTGGTCGTGGCCGCCGAGCGGGACCTCATGACCCCGGCCGCCCACGGCCGGGGGATCGCCGACGCCCTGCCCGAGGCCGAGCACGTGCTCGTCCGCGGGGCCGGGCACCTCGTCATGCTCGAGCACCCCGGGGTGGTGACGTCCCGCCTGGAGCGGCTGCTGGCGCGGGCCGCCGACGCGTCCGGTCCGCCGGCCGCGACGCACGAGGTCGTGGTCCCCCTGGCCCGTCGAGGACGCCGGAGGCGCGCGTGA